In one Microbacterium invictum genomic region, the following are encoded:
- a CDS encoding APC family permease: protein MPHDVPASPTATTEPAPDATKLRRAITGPMLFLFVLGDVLGAGVYALMGVLAAEVGGATWIPLAVALGLALLTAGSYAELVTKYPRAGGSAYFAEKAYKKPVVSFLVGFSMLAAGVVSVAGLSLAFAGDYLSAFVPIAPPVAAIGLIAVLALLNMWGIRESMTGNIVMTIIEVSGLVLIVVAVGLMLGGGGGDLSRIGEFPAGVNPALATLAAAIIAYYSFVGFETSANVAEELKNPSRSYPIALLGSLAVAGIVYVLVAMASAAALPADELAGSSGPLLAVFEATGVPLPTVIFSIIALIAIANGALLTSIMSSRLAYGMADHGLLPRALARVLPGRKTPWVAIVVTAAVAAALTLLGDLATLAETVVLLLLIVFISTNVAVLVLRRDRVEHQHFRVWTWVPVAGVLSCILLLTQQSPRVWLFGAIALAIGLVLYAVMRAVGARATVEE from the coding sequence ATGCCTCACGACGTTCCCGCCTCGCCCACCGCCACGACCGAGCCCGCACCCGATGCCACGAAGCTGCGCCGCGCCATCACCGGCCCAATGCTGTTCCTCTTCGTGCTCGGCGATGTGCTGGGCGCGGGAGTCTACGCGCTCATGGGCGTGCTCGCCGCCGAGGTGGGCGGCGCCACGTGGATTCCGCTGGCCGTCGCGCTGGGACTCGCCCTCCTCACCGCGGGCTCGTACGCCGAGCTCGTCACCAAGTACCCGCGCGCGGGTGGGTCGGCCTACTTCGCCGAGAAGGCCTACAAGAAGCCCGTGGTGTCATTCCTCGTCGGTTTCAGCATGCTGGCCGCCGGCGTCGTGAGCGTCGCAGGCCTGTCACTCGCCTTCGCCGGCGACTACCTGTCGGCGTTCGTGCCGATCGCGCCGCCGGTCGCGGCGATCGGGCTCATCGCGGTGCTCGCGCTACTGAACATGTGGGGCATCCGCGAGTCGATGACCGGGAACATCGTGATGACAATCATCGAGGTGTCGGGGCTCGTGCTCATCGTCGTCGCCGTCGGCCTCATGCTCGGCGGCGGGGGCGGCGACCTATCGCGCATCGGAGAGTTCCCCGCCGGCGTGAACCCGGCGCTCGCGACCCTCGCTGCGGCCATCATCGCCTACTACTCCTTCGTCGGATTCGAGACCTCGGCCAACGTCGCCGAGGAGCTGAAGAACCCCTCCCGGTCGTACCCGATCGCCCTGCTCGGCTCGCTCGCCGTCGCCGGCATCGTCTATGTGCTCGTGGCGATGGCGAGTGCCGCCGCGCTTCCCGCGGACGAGCTGGCCGGGTCATCCGGTCCCCTCCTCGCGGTGTTCGAGGCGACGGGCGTGCCGTTGCCGACGGTGATCTTCAGCATCATCGCGCTCATCGCGATTGCCAACGGCGCACTCCTGACCTCGATCATGTCGAGCCGACTCGCGTACGGCATGGCCGATCACGGCCTGCTTCCCCGCGCGCTCGCGCGCGTGCTGCCCGGACGGAAGACCCCGTGGGTCGCGATCGTCGTCACGGCAGCGGTCGCCGCCGCGCTCACCCTCCTCGGCGACCTCGCCACCCTCGCCGAGACGGTGGTGCTGCTGCTGCTCATCGTGTTCATCTCGACGAACGTCGCCGTGCTGGTGCTGCGGCGCGACCGTGTGGAGCATCAGCACTTCCGCGTGTGGACGTGGGTCCCCGTCGCGGGGGTGCTCTCGTGCATCCTGCTGCTCACCCAGCAGAGCCCGCGGGTGTGGCTCTTCGGTGCCATCGCGCTGGCGATCGGGCTCGTGCTGTACGCGGTGATGCGGGCTGTCGGGGCGCGCGCTACGGTCGAGGAGTGA
- the coaA gene encoding type I pantothenate kinase — MSVDEATTALALSLYREIARDDWARMAAGIPQPLTETEVVQLRGLGDRLDIAEVAEVYLPLSRLLSLYAQATKRLGAETSAFLGEADTTTPFVIGVAGSVAVGKSTIARLLRELVSRWPGTPRVELVTTDGFLHPNAELERRGLMARKGFPESYDRRALVEFLTDVKSGAVEARAPFYSHVKYDIVPDAHVTVRRPDVVIVEGLNVLQPPPAPNDVAVSDLFDFSIYVDADSADIESWFVARFLALRHAAFSDPNSFFRVFAELSDDEAVRKALGYWNDINLPNLEENVLPTRHRATLVLRKAASHAVESVLLRKL; from the coding sequence ATGTCCGTGGATGAAGCGACCACCGCGCTGGCCCTCTCGCTGTACCGGGAGATCGCCCGCGACGACTGGGCGCGCATGGCTGCGGGGATCCCGCAGCCGCTCACCGAGACCGAGGTCGTGCAGCTGCGCGGGCTCGGCGACCGCCTCGACATCGCCGAGGTCGCCGAGGTGTACCTGCCGCTGTCGCGGCTGCTGTCGCTGTACGCCCAGGCCACCAAGCGCCTCGGCGCCGAGACGAGCGCGTTCCTCGGCGAAGCCGACACCACCACCCCGTTCGTCATCGGCGTCGCGGGGTCGGTCGCCGTCGGCAAGTCGACGATCGCCCGCCTGCTGCGCGAGCTCGTCAGCCGGTGGCCGGGCACGCCGCGGGTGGAGCTCGTCACCACCGACGGATTCCTCCACCCCAACGCCGAGCTCGAGCGGCGCGGGCTCATGGCCCGCAAGGGCTTCCCCGAGTCGTACGACCGCCGCGCCCTGGTGGAGTTCCTCACCGACGTCAAGAGCGGCGCGGTCGAGGCGCGCGCGCCGTTCTACTCCCACGTGAAGTACGACATCGTGCCCGACGCGCACGTGACGGTCCGTCGCCCCGACGTCGTGATCGTCGAGGGATTGAACGTGCTGCAGCCGCCCCCGGCACCGAACGACGTCGCGGTAAGCGACCTGTTCGACTTCTCCATCTACGTCGACGCGGACTCCGCCGACATCGAGTCGTGGTTCGTGGCCCGCTTCCTCGCCCTCCGGCACGCGGCGTTCAGCGACCCGAACTCTTTCTTCCGCGTGTTCGCCGAGCTGAGCGACGACGAGGCGGTGAGAAAGGCCCTCGGCTATTGGAACGACATCAACCTGCCGAACCTCGAAGAGAACGTGCTGCCCACCCGGCATCGCGCGACGCTCGTGCTGCGCAAAGCCGCCTCGCACGCCGTGGAGAGCGTTCTGCTGCGGAAGCTCTGA
- a CDS encoding cupin domain-containing protein: MTRHTPRRRGANALVFATLAALALVLSGCAPDGMTAATTTSTTAEAPTLSVQASPEASVVPSVSAVDIAAGEIDEPVEVAVAPGTDGVGVTFREITLQPGAGTGEHCHAGQLIAVVKEGALTHYAPTHPDGVRVYEAGEAIIEGAEYVHQGVNEGDIPVVLWVTYVIPEGEPLADTDLANCG; the protein is encoded by the coding sequence GTGACCCGACACACCCCGCGTCGGCGCGGAGCGAACGCCCTCGTGTTCGCGACCCTCGCCGCCCTCGCCCTCGTCCTGAGCGGCTGCGCCCCCGACGGCATGACCGCTGCAACCACCACCTCGACCACCGCCGAGGCGCCGACCCTGTCGGTGCAGGCCTCGCCCGAGGCATCCGTCGTGCCCTCCGTCTCGGCCGTCGACATCGCCGCCGGAGAGATCGACGAACCCGTCGAGGTCGCCGTGGCCCCGGGCACCGACGGGGTGGGTGTGACCTTCCGCGAGATCACCCTGCAGCCCGGCGCGGGCACGGGAGAGCACTGCCACGCCGGGCAGCTGATCGCGGTGGTGAAGGAGGGCGCGCTGACCCATTACGCCCCGACCCATCCCGACGGCGTGCGCGTCTACGAGGCCGGCGAAGCGATCATCGAGGGCGCCGAGTACGTGCATCAGGGCGTCAACGAGGGCGACATCCCGGTCGTGCTGTGGGTGACCTATGTGATCCCCGAGGGTGAGCCGCTCGCCGACACCGACCTGGCCAACTGCGGCTGA
- a CDS encoding Ppx/GppA phosphatase family protein yields the protein MRLGVLDIGSNTVHLLVADVQPGGRPLGTTSRRTVLRLMRYLAPDGSITEEGVTALVDAVAEARRVAADENVEELLATATSAVREAANGPEVIARLEAALGEPLQVLGGEAEARYTFLAVRRWFGWSAGQILLFDIGGGSLEIAAGSDELPEAAASVPLGAGRMTVRFLPDDPPGEDAVEQLRAHARDTLHPVVGRFRALDKPDHVVGSSKAIRSLAKLAGYPAPGWTGSERMLLPRAALASWIPRLARIPAAARQELPGITADRTFQIVAAAVVLDTAMSMLKIDELEISPWALREGVLLRYIESLSWSAAPADPGV from the coding sequence GTGCGCCTCGGAGTCCTCGACATCGGCTCGAACACCGTCCACCTGCTGGTCGCCGACGTCCAGCCCGGGGGCCGGCCGCTCGGCACGACCAGCCGGCGCACGGTGCTGCGCCTCATGCGCTACCTCGCCCCCGACGGCTCGATCACCGAGGAGGGCGTGACGGCGCTCGTCGACGCCGTGGCCGAGGCGCGTCGGGTCGCCGCCGACGAGAACGTCGAGGAGCTCCTGGCCACCGCGACCTCCGCCGTCCGCGAGGCGGCCAACGGCCCCGAGGTCATCGCCCGCCTCGAAGCCGCGCTCGGCGAACCCCTCCAGGTCCTCGGCGGCGAGGCCGAGGCCCGCTACACCTTCCTCGCCGTCCGCCGGTGGTTCGGATGGTCGGCCGGTCAGATCCTGCTGTTCGACATCGGCGGCGGTTCGCTCGAGATCGCGGCCGGGTCCGACGAGCTGCCCGAAGCCGCGGCATCCGTCCCCCTGGGCGCCGGACGGATGACGGTGAGGTTCCTGCCCGACGACCCGCCCGGCGAGGACGCGGTCGAACAGTTGCGCGCGCACGCGCGCGACACCCTCCATCCCGTCGTCGGCCGCTTCCGCGCGCTCGACAAGCCCGACCACGTCGTGGGGTCGTCCAAGGCGATCCGGTCGCTGGCGAAGCTGGCGGGCTACCCCGCTCCCGGCTGGACGGGGAGCGAACGAATGCTGCTCCCCCGCGCCGCGTTGGCGTCGTGGATCCCGCGGCTCGCCCGCATCCCCGCCGCGGCGCGGCAGGAGCTCCCCGGCATCACCGCCGATCGCACCTTCCAGATCGTCGCCGCGGCCGTGGTGCTCGACACCGCGATGTCGATGCTGAAGATCGACGAGCTCGAGATCTCGCCGTGGGCGCTCCGCGAGGGCGTGCTGCTGCGCTATATCGAGTCGCTGTCGTGGAGCGCCGCGCCCGCCGACCCCGGCGTCTGA
- the glmM gene encoding phosphoglucosamine mutase has protein sequence MPLFGTDGVRGLANGPLTADLALTLAQATAVVLGQGRTAEARRAAGKRLTAVVARDPRVSGEFLSAAVQAGLASSGVDVFDAGVLPTPAAAFLIADIDADFGVMVSASHNPAPDNGIKIFARGGVKLPDVVEQRIESAMAWEKLQPTGAGVGRIRRFADAEDRYVVHLLGALEHRLDGIHVVLDCAHGAASGVSPETFRDAGARVTVIGADPDGLNINDGVGSTHLSQLAAAVRDAGADLGIAHDGDADRCLAVDADGNVIDGDQIMAILAVAMKQRGALAHDTLVATVMSNLGLHRAMADHGIRVLQTAVGDRYVLEAMNEGGYSLGGEQSGHVIMSRYATTGDGLLTGLQLVSEMARTGKTLAELASIMTVYPQVLVNVKDVDRSRAADDEAVQAAVAEASAELGDSGRVLLRPSGTEQLVRVMVEAADEATARRSAERLADVVRERLAL, from the coding sequence ATGCCGCTTTTTGGCACGGATGGGGTGCGGGGGCTGGCCAACGGCCCCCTCACCGCCGATCTCGCACTCACCCTGGCCCAGGCGACCGCGGTCGTCCTGGGCCAGGGCCGTACCGCCGAGGCGCGCCGCGCCGCCGGCAAGCGCCTCACGGCTGTCGTCGCGCGCGACCCGCGCGTTTCGGGCGAATTCCTCTCTGCGGCCGTACAGGCGGGGCTCGCGTCATCCGGGGTCGACGTCTTCGATGCCGGTGTGCTGCCCACCCCTGCCGCGGCGTTCCTCATCGCCGACATCGACGCCGACTTCGGCGTGATGGTCTCGGCGTCGCACAACCCCGCGCCCGACAACGGCATCAAGATCTTCGCCCGCGGCGGCGTGAAGCTGCCCGACGTCGTCGAGCAGCGGATCGAGTCGGCGATGGCGTGGGAGAAGCTCCAGCCCACCGGCGCCGGGGTCGGCCGCATCCGCAGGTTCGCCGACGCCGAGGACCGCTACGTCGTGCATCTTCTCGGCGCGCTCGAGCACCGGCTCGACGGGATCCACGTCGTCCTCGACTGCGCGCACGGCGCGGCATCGGGGGTCTCGCCCGAGACGTTCCGCGACGCCGGAGCGCGGGTCACCGTCATCGGGGCCGACCCTGACGGACTGAACATCAACGACGGGGTGGGCTCGACCCATCTGTCCCAGCTCGCCGCGGCCGTCCGCGACGCCGGGGCGGACCTCGGCATCGCCCACGACGGCGACGCCGACCGCTGCCTCGCCGTCGACGCCGACGGCAACGTCATCGACGGCGACCAGATCATGGCGATCCTCGCCGTGGCGATGAAGCAGCGCGGCGCGCTCGCGCACGACACCCTTGTGGCCACGGTGATGAGCAACCTCGGCCTGCACCGCGCCATGGCCGACCACGGCATCCGGGTGCTCCAGACCGCGGTCGGCGACCGCTACGTGCTCGAGGCCATGAACGAGGGCGGCTATTCGCTGGGTGGCGAGCAGTCGGGCCACGTCATCATGAGCCGGTACGCCACCACCGGCGACGGCCTTCTCACCGGCCTGCAGCTGGTGTCGGAGATGGCCCGCACCGGCAAGACGCTGGCCGAGCTCGCGTCGATCATGACCGTGTACCCGCAGGTGCTCGTGAACGTGAAGGATGTCGACCGCTCGCGCGCGGCGGACGACGAGGCCGTCCAGGCGGCTGTCGCTGAGGCCAGCGCCGAACTCGGCGACTCGGGAAGGGTGCTCCTCCGCCCGAGCGGCACCGAGCAGCTCGTGCGCGTGATGGTGGAGGCCGCCGACGAGGCGACGGCGCGCCGGTCCGCCGAGCGGCTCGCCGACGTCGTGCGGGAGCGCCTGGCGCTGTAG
- a CDS encoding NPCBM/NEW2 domain-containing protein: protein MTENLRPRTRSRQRPARQGLFRQGPARRRLAMIATAAVAAVVASTLALTTTPEPASAALSDLPPGFVDEAVVSGLPYASAIAFTPQSDMFIALKGGVVRAADDEGLRDEPFIDISERVHDNDDRGLLGLAIHPDFPAEPYVYLLYTYDPPGTVADQGSPIAGRVSRLERFTADPAADYLRALPDSGVVLLGTESTRENIGDEEDGRNIDRVSCMTGGTLEGTPIRDCLGSDENSHTIGTVAFAPDGSLFVTNGDGANYNSPDPRALLAQNLDSLAGKVLRIDPDTGAGLPDNPFFDTADPGANRSKVWASGLRNPFRMAIHPQTGAPWVGDVGWGTWEEINHGKGANFGWPCYEGGLTEGSEGFATVSQQQSTYAVSARTAEGCAEVYAQGLDAVTAPVYTYDHSEGGASANGGAFYVGDRYPEEYRGALFIADYNRRWIRALQVDESGAVTGAIPFGVDTGDGSGPVQVVSGPDTNIYWVKYDSAGGEVRRIRYLDAAAPPVAIATATPTSGVAPLEVTFSARSSYDAGGAALRYEWDFGDGSPVSTEAEPTHVFTETGPYDVRLTVTQDVPDGMSSFTVVRVTAGTDPPFAEVDPLEPSPYAIGDQLVFRGRASTPDGTVPTSGHRWEIRQWHNQHSHFATPTWTVDPDDPDATTGVITVDEHGDDTYYEACLTATSPSGLTDVQCAEARPDRIDYTVETEPAGLSVSYEDEGLRVEGPAVIRPVRGSSQTLTATPIQARRTFVGWSDGVTDLSRTFVAGEGPTSFRAVYENRAPEVSVSLGSPAAGAAPLGVRASASASDPENDTLTYAWTIDGEPAGDTRDLTGSVSTVGDHLVAVTVTDSLGATATAETTVTVTEEAPPGEDVWLSDLPLRDVSNGFGPVELDTTNGEDAAGDGAPITLDGASYARGLGVHAASSVTVDVPDDCVRFTSAIGVDDSVGRNGSVVFSVTGSSGELFASDVRRGGDPAEAVDLDVSGEESLTLAVGDGGDDNFWDHAVWADARFTCGVEPEPEPTDVWVSQLALTDVSNGFGPVEIDSVNGDDAAGDGGPIVLDGATFERGLGVHAASSVTVAVPDGCTRFVGRVGVDDTVGRNGSVVFALAVGSDALWTSDVLTGGGGGADVDVAVAPGSSLVLRVSDAGDNPWWDHAVWAGARFVCGAEAPEPEPEPEPEPVSGEVALSTLPLREVANGWGPVELDRSNGEDAAGDGAPLSLAGTPYDRGLGVHAASSITVDVPEGCGRFLATVGVDDSVGANGSVVFTVREGTDALFASDVLVGGGEPAEVDVPVTAGGAITLEVADAGDNNWWDHADWAGARFVCGEDAGGGPEPEPTPEPEPTPEPEPTPAGDWETLAPVSTGSRTHSVSTADVNADGALDVLAAVAGEDAIVVAFGAGDGTFGPATSYDTGAGSFPKHVEVADLNGDGVLDMVSANQDTPIDADVSVFLGNGDGTFSPVGAFAACERAHESEAADLTGDGIVDLAVACWGGDDVAVLAGDGTGAFAPPVLFPAGNAGHSLSTGDVDGDGDADLSVAAYGSNRVTVLANDGVGGFSAPTEYWSGLGPHNLQWGDVTGDGVADLVVTAELSDAVGVLPGRGDGTFGDTVFHAVGPRPKASALADVDGDGVIDIVTANTHGNYPNGSTPTSLTVLYGTGAGAFEPAVSVPVSLTPFAVAVGDLDGDGILELLTANWHSGDVAVLRRVQGG, encoded by the coding sequence ATGACCGAGAACCTCCGCCCCCGCACCCGCTCCCGTCAGCGCCCCGCCCGGCAGGGCCTTTTCCGGCAGGGCCCCGCCCGGCGTCGCCTGGCGATGATCGCGACCGCCGCCGTGGCCGCCGTGGTCGCCTCGACCCTGGCTCTGACCACCACGCCGGAGCCGGCGTCGGCGGCGCTGAGCGATCTGCCGCCGGGCTTCGTCGACGAGGCCGTCGTCTCGGGCCTGCCGTACGCCTCGGCGATCGCCTTCACCCCGCAGAGCGACATGTTCATCGCCCTGAAGGGCGGCGTGGTGCGCGCCGCCGACGACGAGGGTCTTCGTGACGAGCCGTTCATCGACATCTCGGAGCGGGTGCACGACAACGACGATCGCGGGCTCCTGGGGCTGGCGATCCATCCCGACTTCCCCGCCGAGCCGTACGTGTACCTGCTCTACACCTACGACCCGCCGGGAACGGTCGCCGATCAGGGCTCGCCGATTGCGGGGCGCGTCAGTCGCCTGGAGCGCTTCACCGCCGATCCCGCCGCGGACTACCTCCGCGCCCTCCCCGACTCGGGCGTGGTGCTGCTGGGCACCGAGAGCACGCGCGAGAACATCGGCGACGAGGAGGACGGGCGCAACATCGACCGCGTCTCGTGCATGACCGGCGGAACCCTCGAGGGCACCCCGATCCGCGACTGCCTCGGCTCGGACGAGAACTCCCACACGATCGGTACGGTCGCCTTCGCGCCCGACGGGTCGCTCTTCGTCACCAACGGCGACGGCGCCAACTACAACAGCCCCGATCCGCGGGCGCTGCTGGCCCAGAACCTCGATTCGCTGGCGGGCAAAGTGCTGCGGATCGACCCCGACACCGGCGCGGGCCTTCCCGACAACCCCTTCTTCGACACCGCCGATCCCGGCGCGAACCGCTCGAAGGTGTGGGCGTCGGGGCTCCGCAACCCCTTCCGCATGGCGATCCACCCGCAGACCGGCGCACCCTGGGTCGGCGACGTCGGCTGGGGCACGTGGGAGGAGATCAACCACGGCAAGGGCGCCAACTTCGGGTGGCCCTGCTACGAGGGCGGGCTCACCGAGGGTTCCGAGGGCTTCGCCACCGTGAGCCAGCAGCAGTCGACCTACGCGGTGAGCGCCCGCACCGCCGAGGGCTGCGCCGAGGTCTACGCGCAGGGTCTCGATGCGGTCACGGCGCCCGTCTACACCTACGACCACTCCGAGGGCGGCGCGTCCGCCAACGGCGGCGCCTTCTACGTCGGCGACCGCTACCCCGAGGAGTACCGCGGGGCGCTCTTCATCGCCGACTACAACCGGCGGTGGATCCGCGCGCTGCAGGTCGACGAGTCCGGCGCGGTGACCGGTGCCATCCCGTTCGGTGTCGACACCGGCGACGGCTCGGGTCCGGTGCAGGTGGTCTCGGGTCCCGACACGAACATCTACTGGGTCAAGTACGACAGCGCGGGCGGCGAGGTGCGCCGCATCCGGTACCTGGATGCCGCGGCACCGCCGGTTGCGATCGCGACCGCGACGCCGACGTCGGGTGTCGCCCCCCTCGAGGTGACGTTCTCGGCCCGCTCGTCGTACGACGCCGGCGGCGCGGCGCTGCGCTACGAATGGGACTTCGGCGACGGCTCGCCCGTCTCCACGGAGGCCGAGCCGACCCACGTCTTCACCGAGACCGGGCCTTACGACGTGCGGCTGACCGTCACCCAGGACGTCCCCGATGGGATGTCGTCGTTCACCGTGGTGAGGGTCACCGCGGGCACCGATCCGCCCTTCGCCGAGGTCGATCCGCTCGAGCCGTCGCCGTACGCGATCGGCGACCAGCTGGTCTTCCGGGGCCGCGCCTCCACGCCCGACGGCACGGTGCCCACGAGCGGTCACCGGTGGGAGATCCGCCAGTGGCACAACCAGCACAGCCACTTCGCCACGCCGACGTGGACGGTCGACCCGGACGATCCGGATGCCACGACCGGCGTCATCACCGTCGACGAGCACGGTGACGACACCTACTACGAGGCGTGCCTGACCGCGACCTCCCCGTCGGGGCTCACCGACGTCCAGTGCGCCGAGGCGCGGCCCGACCGCATCGACTACACCGTCGAGACCGAGCCGGCGGGGCTGTCGGTCAGCTACGAGGACGAGGGGCTCCGGGTCGAGGGACCCGCGGTCATCCGTCCCGTCCGCGGGTCGAGCCAGACCCTGACCGCCACTCCGATCCAGGCGCGGCGCACCTTCGTCGGCTGGTCGGACGGGGTCACCGACCTGTCGCGGACGTTCGTGGCGGGCGAGGGCCCGACGAGCTTCCGCGCGGTGTACGAGAACCGCGCGCCGGAGGTGTCGGTGTCGCTGGGCAGTCCCGCCGCCGGCGCCGCACCCCTCGGGGTGCGCGCGAGCGCGTCGGCGAGCGATCCCGAGAACGACACCCTCACCTACGCCTGGACCATCGACGGCGAGCCGGCGGGCGATACGCGCGACCTGACCGGATCGGTGTCGACCGTCGGCGACCACCTGGTGGCGGTGACGGTCACCGATTCGCTCGGGGCGACCGCGACGGCCGAGACCACGGTCACCGTGACCGAGGAGGCACCTCCGGGAGAGGATGTCTGGCTGTCGGATCTGCCGCTCCGCGACGTGTCGAACGGGTTCGGCCCGGTCGAGCTCGACACGACGAACGGCGAGGACGCCGCCGGCGACGGCGCGCCGATCACCCTCGACGGGGCCTCGTACGCCCGTGGGCTGGGCGTGCACGCCGCCTCATCGGTGACCGTCGACGTCCCCGACGACTGCGTGCGGTTCACCAGCGCGATCGGCGTCGACGACTCGGTGGGCCGCAACGGCTCGGTGGTGTTCTCGGTGACGGGATCGAGCGGCGAGCTGTTCGCCTCCGACGTGCGGCGCGGCGGCGACCCCGCCGAGGCCGTCGACCTCGACGTGAGCGGGGAGGAGTCGCTGACCCTCGCCGTCGGCGACGGCGGGGACGACAACTTCTGGGACCACGCGGTCTGGGCCGACGCCCGCTTCACCTGCGGTGTCGAACCGGAGCCCGAGCCGACCGACGTGTGGGTGTCGCAGCTGGCGCTCACCGACGTCTCCAACGGCTTCGGTCCCGTGGAGATCGACAGCGTCAACGGTGATGACGCTGCCGGCGACGGCGGGCCCATCGTGCTCGACGGCGCCACGTTCGAGCGCGGGCTCGGCGTGCACGCGGCCTCGTCGGTGACCGTCGCGGTGCCCGACGGCTGCACGCGGTTCGTCGGTCGCGTCGGCGTGGACGACACCGTCGGCCGGAACGGCTCGGTGGTGTTCGCCCTCGCCGTAGGCTCCGACGCGCTCTGGACGTCGGATGTGCTCACGGGTGGAGGCGGAGGCGCCGATGTCGACGTGGCCGTCGCCCCCGGGTCATCCCTCGTCCTGCGGGTGAGCGACGCCGGCGACAACCCGTGGTGGGACCACGCGGTCTGGGCGGGCGCGCGCTTCGTCTGCGGTGCCGAGGCACCCGAGCCCGAGCCCGAGCCCGAGCCGGAGCCGGTCTCGGGCGAGGTGGCGCTGTCGACGCTGCCGCTTCGCGAGGTGGCCAACGGCTGGGGACCGGTCGAGCTCGACCGGTCCAACGGCGAGGACGCCGCCGGCGACGGCGCACCGCTCTCCCTCGCGGGGACGCCGTACGACCGGGGCCTCGGTGTGCACGCGGCGTCGTCGATCACCGTCGACGTGCCGGAGGGGTGCGGGAGGTTCCTCGCGACCGTCGGCGTCGACGACAGCGTGGGCGCGAACGGCTCGGTGGTCTTCACCGTGCGCGAGGGAACCGATGCGCTGTTCGCGTCCGACGTGCTCGTGGGAGGCGGCGAGCCCGCCGAGGTTGACGTGCCGGTGACCGCGGGCGGGGCCATCACGCTCGAGGTGGCCGACGCCGGCGACAACAACTGGTGGGATCACGCCGACTGGGCCGGCGCCCGGTTCGTCTGCGGCGAGGATGCCGGGGGTGGGCCGGAGCCCGAGCCGACGCCGGAGCCCGAGCCGACGCCGGAGCCGGAGCCGACGCCGGCTGGTGACTGGGAGACGCTCGCCCCGGTCTCGACCGGATCGCGCACCCATTCGGTGAGCACGGCGGATGTGAACGCCGACGGCGCGCTCGACGTGCTCGCGGCCGTCGCCGGGGAGGACGCGATCGTGGTCGCCTTCGGCGCCGGAGACGGCACGTTCGGGCCGGCGACCTCGTACGACACGGGCGCGGGGAGCTTCCCCAAGCACGTCGAGGTGGCCGATCTGAACGGCGACGGCGTGCTCGACATGGTCAGCGCGAACCAGGACACCCCGATCGATGCGGACGTCAGCGTCTTCCTCGGCAACGGCGACGGCACGTTCAGCCCGGTCGGAGCGTTCGCCGCGTGCGAGCGGGCGCACGAGAGCGAGGCGGCCGACCTCACCGGCGACGGGATCGTCGACCTGGCGGTGGCGTGCTGGGGCGGCGACGATGTGGCGGTGCTCGCCGGCGACGGCACGGGCGCGTTCGCTCCGCCGGTGCTCTTCCCTGCCGGGAACGCCGGGCACTCGCTGTCGACGGGAGACGTCGACGGCGACGGCGACGCCGACCTGTCGGTCGCGGCATACGGCTCGAACCGGGTGACGGTGCTGGCCAACGACGGCGTCGGCGGGTTCTCGGCCCCGACGGAGTACTGGTCGGGGCTCGGACCGCACAACCTGCAGTGGGGCGATGTCACCGGCGACGGGGTGGCCGACCTCGTCGTCACGGCCGAGCTGTCCGACGCGGTCGGGGTGCTCCCCGGCCGGGGCGACGGCACGTTCGGCGACACGGTGTTCCATGCGGTCGGGCCGCGTCCGAAGGCCTCCGCGCTTGCGGACGTCGACGGCGACGGCGTGATCGACATCGTCACCGCGAACACGCACGGCAACTATCCGAACGGCTCGACGCCGACGAGCCTCACCGTGCTGTACGGCACAGGCGCCGGGGCGTTCGAGCCCGCGGTCTCGGTGCCGGTGTCTCTCACCCCCTTCGCGGTGGCGGTGGGCGATCTCGACGGCGACGGGATCCTCGAACTGCTGACGGCGAACTGGCATTCGGGCGACGTCGCCGTCCTGCGGCGGGTGCAGGGCGGGTGA
- a CDS encoding RidA family protein, protein MSIELFQPAGLVVSPAFSHTAVIPPDATTILVGGQNGVDESGAIVSDDVAAQARRAVGNVETALAAAGADLTDVVSWLVLIDEHADLASAYGAIAPLLTRAAAPPLVTAARVAGLAVPGALIEVSVTAAVLR, encoded by the coding sequence ATGAGCATCGAACTGTTCCAGCCCGCAGGGCTCGTCGTCAGTCCCGCGTTCAGTCACACCGCCGTCATCCCGCCGGATGCCACGACGATCCTCGTCGGCGGGCAGAACGGCGTCGACGAGTCCGGCGCCATCGTCTCCGACGATGTCGCCGCCCAGGCGCGGCGGGCCGTCGGCAACGTGGAGACCGCCCTCGCCGCCGCCGGCGCCGATCTCACCGACGTGGTGTCGTGGCTCGTGCTGATCGACGAGCACGCCGACCTGGCGTCCGCCTACGGCGCCATCGCCCCACTGCTCACCCGAGCCGCCGCGCCGCCCCTCGTCACCGCTGCGCGCGTCGCGGGTCTCGCCGTCCCCGGCGCGCTCATCGAGGTCAGCGTCACCGCGGCCGTTCTGCGCTGA